From a region of the Haematobia irritans isolate KBUSLIRL chromosome 4, ASM5000362v1, whole genome shotgun sequence genome:
- the LOC142236382 gene encoding uncharacterized protein LOC142236382 has product MMVMVVLRRKMREEMVVHESKKRRVNDSLVRYSNNHKGEPHVLVDTSEVDNGTNKKVKNGLYFVQKIRDIKSDEFDKIKKIDAIGVTLYKLTFEDVESANKFLDNEELRKRKLRAFVPRNFVETFGVIRNVPLCYSEQEILENATSSINITSVKRFTRRDEKEVGVFHPTETVKIGFAGDDHPSWIVFEKSVLVVSTYYPAIRQCYNCGRLGHTKLGCRSKKRCIKCGADSEVCNGQCGGKKCILCKAEGHLASDKEICSSWIKEIETNKIMTRKKMSKREVLQKYNNQNRFDLLADDDSFPELSNGRNRKKTAPVREDMRDRDVNQILTPYTYSSVAKRQRKEYVHRTGVQTHPRMFPETQPSSPVYMTSELRVSELEKVTSEMLAFMMWGTL; this is encoded by the coding sequence ATGATGGTGATGGTGGTATTGCGGCGAAAAATGCGAGAAGAAATGGTGGTACATGAAAGCAAAAAAAGAAGAGTGAATGATTCGTTGGTGAGATATTCGAATAATCATAAAGGTGAGCCACACGTATTGGTAGACACCTCTGAGGTAGATAATGGTactaacaaaaaagttaaaaatggtctctattttgtacagaaaataagAGACATTAAGTCTGACGAGTTTGATAAGATCAAGAAGATCGATGCAATTGGTGTTACGTTATATAAATTAACGTTTGAGGATGTTGAATCAGCCaataaatttttagacaatGAAGAGTTGAGGAAAAGAAAGTTGAGGGCCTTTGTCCCCAGAAACTTTGTTGAAACTTTCGGTGTCATTAGAAATGTGCCTTTATGCTATAGTGAACAAGAGATTTTAGAAAATGCAACTTCAAGTATCAATATTACTTCTGTTAAACGTTTTACCAGGCGCGATGAAAAAGAGGTGGGTGTTTTTCATCCAACTGAGACAGTCAAAATCGGCTTTGCGGGTGATGATCACCCTAGTTGGATAGTGTTTGAAAAGTCTGTTCTGGTAGTCAGCACATACTATCCTGCTATCAGACAGTGTTACAACTGTGGCCGCTTGGGCCATACTAAACTGGGTTGTCGGTCCAAGAAACGATGTATAAAATGTGGTGCTGATAGTGAAGTCTGCAATGGCCAATGTGGTGGTAAAAAGTGCATTCTGTGTAAGGCTGAAGGCCATCTTGCTAGTGACAAGGAAATTTGTTCGAGCTGGATAAAAGAAATAGAAACCAACAAGATTATGACGCGTAAAAAGATGTCAAAACGTGAGGTACTTCAGAAATACAACAACCAAAATCGTTTTGATCTTTTAGCTGATGATGACAGTTTTCCGGAATTATCTAATGGAAGGAATAGAAAGAAGACTGCCCCAGTGAGGGAGGATATGAGAGACAGAGAtgttaatcaaattttaaccccATACACTTATAGCTCTGTGGCTAAGAGGCAGAGAAAAGAATATGTTCATCGCACCGGTGTGCAAACTCATCCGAGGATGTTTCCGGAAACGCAGCCCTCATCGCCTGTTTATATGACAAGTGAGCTGAGAGTCAGTGAACTCGAGAAAGTCACCAGTGAGATGCTGGCTTTCATGATGTGGGGCACCCTTTAA